In Diabrotica undecimpunctata isolate CICGRU chromosome 9, icDiaUnde3, whole genome shotgun sequence, the DNA window TAATAGAATAAAAACCATTTTGTTTGTTACTTACTTGACTGACTGTTTGGACATGCTTAAATCCAAGCCAAGTTCTTCTACTACTGCTTTATAATGCTCTTTCATATTGTCGGGATAAATAACATCATATCCTGGTAAAGGCATGACTAtatcatatatattatacatCTCTAAATCTTTTTCAGTTAAAGCTCTTACTTGTTTTTTTGATTTAactaaaaacaataattattgaaAGGTCATTATACacaatcaatttttaaaataacataatTTCACAGCCACAGAGTCAAAATCATGGAAAATACAACATATATATTAAGTTTTTGATTACAAACAGATACTAAACAATCTACATATAAGAATATTCAATGCATACCTTCAGTCTCTTCTTCTTTGACATTAATGTTACTCTCCTCACCCTCAACAGTGTCTACAATACTGTCACTGTTATTTACTAATATTAAATCTCCTACAACGGGTTTCATTCCATGGATTTGCAGACGTTTCGAGACCATTCTATTCCAAACTAAGCTTTGGAAAGCATGTAAGTACAGAAGACGCATTGATCTGGGAACCTACAAGAAAATCCTATATATTCTTCAGTGTACACAACAATTTTTGTAGATCTGCCAATGGATATGGCATCAGTTTCCTAAACTGGTGTCTTCTTCTCCTGATATTATTATGCCTTTAATGATTAAATTCCCATTAACTGTACATCCCATCCTGGAACCAGTTCCAGTACTAGTAATTAATAAAAAGTATAATAAAGAGTTAATACTTACCTTTTCCAGTGCATTAACATAGTCATTGTCATTGGCATCCTTTAAACCTTCTAATAATTTAGCTTCGACAGCATTAGATTTGTTATTTTGAAGAACATTGTATGCTTTTGTAGCATCACCAGTCTCCATATATACATTTTTCGCTTTCACAACATCTCCTTGTATTGAATTTAGATCATCTGATGCTTTAGGCTTTAAAATCAGGTCAATAGCCTACGAAAAAAAAGTACATTGAAGATAAAATTATCAACTATAAATAAAGtcaatatttttttctctttctgACCATTTTGAACATCATATTTAATTACTAGTAAATCCTTACCTCTTTCCATTTGCCTTGTAAAAGACTAATTCCTACTTGAAAAGTTGGAACATCTTTATCATTTCCAAATCTCTGCAGTCCATAATAGTTGATGAATCCATTCTCTTTTAAATGATTCATAGCTGCACTGATTGTTTCATCTGACGCTGTGATATTCCTTAAAGCAATTCTAAACTTGTTTCCTTTCAACTGGCCCAGTGCCAGAGGGACATCTTTGAATTCAAAGTTTCCTATTCGTATGTGGAAGAGATTTTTGGTTTTTTGTATGAGTTTCCAGGGTTCCACCTTCCTAACACAAAACCATTGGGATGTAACACCTCGTTTATCCTTAGTTCCTGGAAgaaaagaagacaaaaataatatatttattcatGTACTAGAAAGAGGACACTTAtttgatataaaataaatataagctGAGAATgcacttacaatttaaaaaaaggaaaatagtaTACTACAGATTACATTATACAAATAAGTATGTCTGTGGGGAATGATGTAACATAAAGTGTTAATTTTTTGgacactttatttttttatttttagtctaCTAAAAATTGGGTATTTTAAGGCATCtcctttaaataaataattaccaTACAGGCAAATGATCAGATGTAatagtaataattttgtttacctGCTTGTGTAAATTTTGAAGCGCTCATATTTAATGCCGAACTGATTTTAAGAGTAGCTTCCAAAGTGTCCATTTTCtctttatacaaaataaaatatacatattctCCTTTATCTGGAGGCCATTGGTACCGAACATCTTGTCTAGCTAAAAATCATAAGTAAATAATACTCATCTTTAACCAATCACTTCTTACCTTCTTTATCAAACTTCTTAAACTGCATCTTACGCTTTCCATCAACAACTATAGTAGATGAAACAATTTTCTGTCCAAAGTGGCTTTTTATGCAATTATGTATTTCTAGTCTAGCATCTTTATCCAGTTCATCGATATCTATTTCAATAGGTACTGAATCAGTAGATTTAATAACTTCCTTGATACCTTCCCATATTTGCTGAGGAATATATTTGTTAGGGCTATCTATGACTTCGTGGTAATTATGCTTTATCATCTTCATTGAGAAATCTTTTGGGACGCTTGTGTCTGTTAGTTTGGCCACTTTTCCTTCTAAGTTTATTTCACTTACATGAAAGTCTGAATATCTGGCTTTAATTATACCAGAAAAGCCTTCTAAATCACCTAAAattaaaacaacaatatttaatgaatttttggTATCATATTGGACAATGACTTCTGATGTGGGAACCGAAATTTTCAGTTAATAGGTGTATTTTACAATCCTGGTGCATTTCTTCTAAAATGTGTTTAAAATCGAATGCTCTACACTTTAATACATAGGTACGTAGCGTTTACAGTTGCACACCAAATGATGTTTTATTCGTAATTATCATACAATTACCTAAATATTCAGTAATTCCCACATCTTTTTCAGAAAGCTGGTCATAATGGAGATATTCCGAACGAGGTTTCCGATTATTCTGCTGAAAATTTCTTGGTTTAAAATTTCCTCGTCGCCTTTtactcattttaatatatttatggcgttttaattaaaatcttttaatttcaaGAGAGAACAGTATTTTATTTTAGAGAAAATTGAGGTTATGGTTATGTACAGTAATATTTTGGATTTTAGTGAACGTGTTGAGCGGTGTTGGCTTTCACAGCAATGTATTTTGTGTTGTCTATATCCAAGAAGTTATCAATAAATTTTCTCTCAAAAAAGAAAATTCAAATAATCCGGAAGAAATACAAAAAGTCTCAAAAAACCTTTATATTTTACGTCTTTGTTTATAATTAAAAgggatttattatatattaactaTAAATCAGGCAAAATTATTATCTTTGGAGAATTAGAATTTCTTGGAAAAATTGCGTCTTCTCCGAAATTTTTGTTTGGTGTTTATTATTCATACTATGTTTGTTGTTTAGTATTTAAAAGAACGTTTTATTCttaataaaagtttatattaacGTCCATACAAGTTTTAATGTCCTGAAAGTGTATAATGTGCATACTTTATAAAATCTGTTTAATATCAATACATTACAGCGATTATATGAAATGATAATGATGAATTTTGTAACATAACACCCCAAATGTGATGCCTATTATCTATgatttatagtaaatatttatcCTATGTAGTTTTACGCTATTTcaaatttgtttatttgtaaacTAGCATATAATGCAGtcacaaattattattttaaaataaaaaattatttgtgaacattaaatattaaaaagaacgCGGTAAACTGTTTAAATCATGAGTATGTAATTAATAAGTATATATGCATTTATTGATTCTTAAAGTGTGTTTTGTGATGGAAAATTTAGATGAAAATGTTGATGAAATATCAAGAACTGTTGTCAAACGAAGGATTTCGTTTAATATTCCCAATATGCTGAAACAATTTGTAAGGTAAACTCAATATTGTGTAGGTATCGCATTTTGTACATAATTATATGATCACTGAATAGTGGCATACAATTGGAAACTTAAGAGAACCCTATCCCTTAGATTAATTTTCCATTAAAGTAAAAA includes these proteins:
- the Pus7 gene encoding pseudouridylate synthase 7 homolog — translated: MSKRRRGNFKPRNFQQNNRKPRSEYLHYDQLSEKDVGITEYLGDLEGFSGIIKARYSDFHVSEINLEGKVAKLTDTSVPKDFSMKMIKHNYHEVIDSPNKYIPQQIWEGIKEVIKSTDSVPIEIDIDELDKDARLEIHNCIKSHFGQKIVSSTIVVDGKRKMQFKKFDKEARQDVRYQWPPDKGEYVYFILYKEKMDTLEATLKISSALNMSASKFTQAGTKDKRGVTSQWFCVRKVEPWKLIQKTKNLFHIRIGNFEFKDVPLALGQLKGNKFRIALRNITASDETISAAMNHLKENGFINYYGLQRFGNDKDVPTFQVGISLLQGKWKEAIDLILKPKASDDLNSIQGDVVKAKNVYMETGDATKAYNVLQNNKSNAVEAKLLEGLKDANDNDYVNALEKVPRSMRLLYLHAFQSLVWNRMVSKRLQIHGMKPVVGDLILVNNSDSIVDTVEGEESNINVKEEETEVKSKKQVRALTEKDLEMYNIYDIVMPLPGYDVIYPDNMKEHYKAVVEELGLDLSMSKQSVKAYNLSGDYRKVLEKAEDLTWYTTHYNTPTDNLILSDLQELKGEVCTQTVKDGKYKALIMEFALPPCAYATMVLRQIMKVDTATNVHSKLNDYHQEKTTANTSSVKAESDLMVEEDGGASLLANAEQYEKFKNSVFNIVSETTTNDINDDSEVPNKKQKLEETNTET